One window of Oscillibacter hominis genomic DNA carries:
- a CDS encoding HlyD family efflux transporter periplasmic adaptor subunit: MAEVMDPVLEKKDEALVQPESAAPPAPQKPKKKKKKKIISWVILAVVLGGIAFGMYQLLAPKEEEGQVITDMVQYGSITSTVQGSGITKPKNSETITLTTSGTVADVYVTEGQQVTAGTPLFTIDSEAAREAVEKARKDANGYQKQLDALYKDIAGLNLTPAYGGKLLDVVKLNAGDTISKDQVVAKLVDDSTLRLKQYYSYAYADSIKVGQSANVSVPALMSSGITGTVDAVHMVERISAEGSKLFEVEVTLKNPGTLTADMEASAVITVGGETVYPYESAKLEYNRSTDLKSTVNGTVISSSLLNYMEVTPGQVLVKIDGEDSENEIFSLEQSLATAQKDLETAQKNLANCSAVAPIDGTVIGLAIAPGDEVAANTTVISIADTTTVLIDATVDERNISYVQQGMMVDLDQWGTPFTGMVESVSLSSKVENGVASYPMVISVDNTDGSLMTGSNVTYSLIASENDNCLLLPIQAVKSVPMEDGTTGSVVFVKADSRPENAIDLTVPVEEVPEGFYAIPVETGISDNYHVEIISGVEEGTEVFTTVQKENSWY, from the coding sequence ATGGCAGAAGTGATGGATCCCGTTTTGGAAAAAAAGGACGAGGCCCTGGTGCAGCCGGAATCCGCAGCACCTCCCGCCCCCCAGAAGCCCAAGAAGAAAAAGAAGAAGAAAATCATCTCCTGGGTGATCCTGGCCGTGGTCCTTGGTGGTATTGCCTTTGGTATGTATCAATTGCTGGCGCCCAAGGAAGAGGAGGGGCAGGTGATCACGGACATGGTGCAGTACGGCTCCATCACCTCCACCGTGCAGGGCAGCGGCATCACCAAGCCCAAAAACAGCGAGACCATCACCCTGACCACCAGCGGTACTGTGGCGGACGTGTACGTCACCGAGGGCCAGCAGGTCACCGCGGGAACGCCGCTGTTCACCATTGACAGCGAGGCGGCCCGGGAGGCGGTGGAGAAGGCCCGCAAGGACGCCAACGGCTATCAGAAGCAGTTGGACGCCCTCTATAAGGACATCGCCGGGCTGAACCTGACCCCCGCCTATGGCGGCAAGCTCCTGGACGTGGTGAAGCTGAACGCCGGGGACACCATCTCCAAGGACCAGGTGGTGGCCAAGCTGGTGGATGACAGCACGCTGCGCCTGAAGCAGTATTACAGCTATGCCTACGCGGACAGCATCAAGGTGGGCCAGAGCGCCAATGTGTCCGTCCCCGCCCTGATGAGCAGCGGCATCACCGGCACCGTGGATGCCGTACATATGGTGGAGCGAATCAGCGCCGAGGGCTCCAAGCTCTTTGAGGTGGAGGTCACGCTGAAAAACCCGGGGACTCTGACGGCGGACATGGAGGCCTCTGCGGTGATCACCGTGGGCGGCGAGACCGTGTATCCCTATGAGTCCGCAAAACTGGAGTACAACCGCTCCACCGACCTCAAGTCCACGGTCAACGGCACCGTGATCTCCAGCAGCCTCCTGAATTATATGGAAGTGACGCCGGGCCAGGTGCTGGTAAAGATCGACGGCGAGGACAGTGAAAACGAGATATTCTCCCTGGAGCAGTCCCTGGCCACGGCCCAGAAGGATCTGGAGACCGCTCAGAAGAACCTGGCCAACTGCAGCGCCGTGGCGCCCATCGACGGCACGGTCATCGGCCTGGCCATTGCCCCCGGCGATGAGGTGGCGGCCAACACCACCGTGATCTCCATTGCCGATACCACCACTGTCCTCATCGACGCCACGGTGGACGAACGGAACATCTCCTATGTCCAGCAGGGCATGATGGTGGACCTGGACCAGTGGGGCACGCCCTTCACCGGCATGGTGGAGTCGGTCAGCCTCTCCAGCAAGGTGGAAAACGGCGTGGCCTCCTATCCCATGGTCATTTCTGTGGACAATACCGACGGCTCCCTGATGACCGGCAGCAATGTCACCTATTCCCTGATTGCCAGTGAGAACGACAACTGTCTGCTGCTGCCCATCCAGGCGGTGAAGTCCGTGCCCATGGAGGACGGCACCACCGGATCAGTGGTCTTTGTCAAGGCGGACAGCCGGCCTGAAAACGCAATCGATCTCACCGTCCCTGTGGAAGAAGTGCCCGAGGGGTTCTATGCCATACCGGTGGAGACCGGCATCTCCGACAACTACCATGTGGAGATCATCAGCGGCGTGGAAGAGGGCACGGAGGTATTTACAACAGTCCAGAAAGAGAATTCCTGGTATTAA
- a CDS encoding NAD(P)H-dependent oxidoreductase: MEKLLVVTPRDGENPRMDAVLRAVLSGVPHERVESVEGPVERRRILFAISVGGDGVNLGYAALLRRLRRGDVTLEGCVGGLIVDGGSELYTKSAATELVLAANRAGCAFVGRPLVEATGSLSNFNVLARLGNLDLLDAYRESAGQLIGRILAFSPPRRTHPELLTLHASSHRTSNTLALWESVKERLGEEMGWREVGLRNGSVVDCSGCPYTMCLHFGERGGCFYGGVMVEEVYPALRRADALVMLCPNYNDALSANLTASINRMTALYRTVQFYDKALYAIVVSGYSGGDIVARQLISALCMNKSFYLPPRFALLETANDAGTALNLPGIGGRLDGFARGMAAQLLP; this comes from the coding sequence TTGGAAAAGCTGCTTGTGGTAACGCCCCGGGACGGGGAGAACCCCAGGATGGACGCCGTACTCCGTGCCGTGCTCTCCGGCGTCCCCCATGAGCGGGTGGAGTCAGTAGAGGGGCCGGTGGAGCGCCGGCGCATCCTCTTTGCCATCTCGGTGGGCGGGGATGGGGTGAACCTGGGGTATGCCGCCCTTCTGCGGCGCCTGCGCCGCGGTGACGTCACGCTGGAGGGCTGCGTGGGCGGGCTGATTGTGGACGGGGGAAGCGAGCTCTACACCAAGTCCGCGGCCACGGAGCTGGTTCTTGCCGCCAACCGGGCGGGCTGTGCCTTTGTGGGCCGGCCTCTGGTGGAGGCCACCGGGTCGCTGTCCAATTTCAACGTTCTGGCCCGGTTGGGGAATCTGGATCTCCTGGACGCCTACCGGGAGAGCGCCGGACAGCTGATCGGCCGCATCCTGGCCTTTTCTCCGCCCCGCCGGACCCATCCGGAGCTGCTGACGCTCCATGCCTCCAGTCACAGGACCTCCAACACGTTGGCCCTCTGGGAATCGGTGAAGGAGCGGCTGGGGGAGGAGATGGGGTGGAGGGAGGTGGGCCTTCGAAACGGCTCCGTGGTGGACTGCTCCGGCTGCCCTTACACCATGTGCCTCCACTTCGGGGAGCGCGGCGGCTGCTTTTACGGCGGCGTCATGGTGGAGGAGGTCTATCCCGCATTGCGCCGGGCGGACGCGCTGGTGATGCTCTGCCCCAACTACAATGACGCCCTCTCCGCCAATCTCACCGCCAGCATCAACCGGATGACCGCCTTGTACCGCACCGTGCAGTTTTACGACAAGGCCCTCTATGCCATCGTGGTCTCCGGCTACTCCGGCGGGGACATTGTGGCCAGGCAGCTGATCTCGGCGCTGTGCATGAACAAGTCCTTTTACCTGCCGCCCCGCTTTGCCCTGCTGGAGACGGCCAACGACGCCGGAACCGCGCTGAACCTGCCGGGGATCGGCGGGCGGTTAGACGGATTTGCCAGGGGCATGGCGGCGCAGCTTCTGCCCTGA
- the glgB gene encoding 1,4-alpha-glucan branching protein GlgB, which produces MELGDRTIARDYERYGAHPEERDGRAGWRFRVWAPQARSVSVVGEFNGWDPSATPMERKDQDWEAFVPGLAQYDTYKYAVVGQGGQEVWKSDPYAFHAETRPGTASKLYDLSGYQWRDGRWKPRELYDRPLNIYEVHLGSWRRREDGAFYDYRSLAEELSTYVSGMGYTHVELLPVTEHPLDDSWGYQCTGYFAPTSRFGTPHDFMYFVDCMHRRGIGVILDWVPAHFCKDEQGLYEFDGSCCYEYADPNKREHAGWGTRVFDYGKREVREFLLSSAAFWLREYHIDGLRVDAVASMLYLDYDRPDGAWTPNHYGGKENLEAIDFLRDLNRTAFAVNPRVLMVAEESTAWPLVTYPPEEGGLGFNLKWNMGWMNDMCHYLKLDPYFRQHHHRDLTFSMMYAFSENYILPVSHDEVVHMKGSLVGKMPGDYRTQLQCLRGFYAYMMAHPGKKLMFMGAELGQWHEWDAGSALDWYLLDHTENQQTQQFFRDMNHFYLHQSPLWEVDRDWAGFEWLVADDNQNNVAVFLRRDKAGREVVCAVNFSPNTYENYRFGVNDKARYREIFNTDDPAYGGSGVSNETAIAVEQVPSHGKPQSIAIRIPPFGAVFFRGEARRGSKRSSSLQGKERKGMV; this is translated from the coding sequence ATGGAATTGGGAGATCGGACCATCGCCAGGGACTATGAGAGATACGGCGCCCATCCGGAAGAGAGAGACGGACGGGCCGGATGGCGCTTCCGGGTCTGGGCGCCCCAGGCACGCAGCGTTTCCGTGGTGGGAGAATTCAACGGGTGGGATCCCTCGGCAACCCCAATGGAGAGAAAAGACCAGGACTGGGAGGCGTTTGTCCCCGGCCTTGCCCAATACGACACGTACAAATACGCCGTTGTGGGGCAGGGCGGGCAGGAGGTGTGGAAGAGCGACCCCTATGCCTTCCACGCGGAGACCCGCCCCGGCACGGCCAGCAAGCTCTACGACCTCTCCGGCTACCAGTGGAGGGACGGCCGCTGGAAGCCAAGGGAGCTCTACGACCGGCCGCTGAACATCTATGAAGTGCACCTTGGGTCCTGGAGGCGGCGGGAGGACGGGGCGTTTTACGATTACAGGAGCCTGGCGGAGGAGCTGTCCACCTATGTGAGCGGCATGGGCTACACCCATGTGGAGCTGCTGCCAGTGACGGAACACCCTCTGGACGACTCCTGGGGCTATCAGTGCACCGGGTATTTCGCTCCCACGTCCCGGTTCGGCACGCCCCACGACTTCATGTATTTCGTGGACTGCATGCACCGCCGCGGCATCGGCGTCATACTGGATTGGGTGCCCGCCCACTTCTGTAAGGATGAGCAGGGGCTCTATGAGTTTGACGGCAGCTGCTGCTATGAGTACGCCGACCCCAACAAGCGGGAGCACGCGGGATGGGGCACCCGGGTCTTTGACTATGGCAAGCGGGAGGTCCGGGAGTTTCTGCTCTCCTCGGCCGCGTTCTGGCTGCGGGAGTACCACATCGACGGCCTGCGGGTGGACGCGGTGGCCTCCATGCTGTACTTGGACTATGACCGGCCCGACGGAGCATGGACGCCTAACCACTACGGCGGGAAGGAGAACCTGGAAGCCATCGACTTCCTGCGGGATTTGAACCGCACGGCCTTTGCCGTCAACCCCCGCGTACTGATGGTGGCGGAGGAGTCCACCGCCTGGCCCCTCGTCACCTATCCGCCGGAGGAGGGTGGGCTGGGCTTCAACCTGAAGTGGAACATGGGCTGGATGAATGACATGTGCCATTATCTGAAGTTAGACCCCTATTTCCGCCAGCACCATCACAGGGATTTGACCTTTTCCATGATGTATGCCTTTTCTGAGAACTATATCCTCCCCGTGTCCCACGACGAGGTGGTGCACATGAAGGGCTCGCTGGTGGGGAAGATGCCCGGGGACTACCGGACGCAGCTCCAGTGCCTGCGGGGATTTTACGCCTATATGATGGCCCATCCCGGCAAGAAGCTGATGTTTATGGGCGCGGAGCTGGGCCAGTGGCATGAGTGGGACGCGGGCAGCGCTCTGGACTGGTATCTGCTGGATCATACCGAAAACCAGCAGACCCAGCAGTTTTTCCGGGACATGAACCACTTTTACCTCCACCAGAGCCCGCTGTGGGAGGTGGACCGGGACTGGGCCGGATTTGAGTGGCTGGTGGCCGACGACAACCAGAACAATGTGGCCGTGTTCCTGCGCAGGGACAAGGCGGGCAGGGAAGTGGTCTGCGCCGTCAACTTTTCCCCCAATACCTATGAGAACTACCGCTTCGGCGTGAACGACAAAGCGCGCTACAGAGAAATCTTCAACACGGACGACCCCGCCTACGGCGGCAGCGGCGTTTCCAATGAGACGGCGATAGCGGTGGAGCAGGTCCCCTCCCACGGGAAGCCCCAGTCCATTGCCATCCGCATCCCGCCCTTTGGCGCCGTATTCTTCCGGGGAGAGGCCCGCCGTGGAAGCAAACGCAGTTCATCACTCCAGGGTAAGGAAAGGAAAGGGATGGTGTAA
- a CDS encoding ABC transporter permease yields the protein MNITQAIKMAIKSILSNRGRSMLTMLGIIIGIASVMTIVSTVNGSNLEMQKYYESLGTNKINVSAYQWNNKDIFDELYDYCNSLSDYVLGVTPNASFGATVVYGNKSSAKMGGGGMYYGGGMAVSMDGGGGGMDNVYPPQLYFGSDQYAICNNFQIAQGRDLSKIDIDSYGQVCVLGARAAQTFFDYADPVGKEIQVNGNPFLVIGVYAEKDPDSDWSMDNIIVFPYTASRLLAPDQQMSEFVVKAASKEATTQAISRIDAFLGGIIDMNQGWKQVYSENQWQESNNQATMMMSLVLGGIAFISLLVGGIGIMNIMLVTVTERTREIGIRRAIGAERRSIVTQFLIEAAMICGVGGILGIILGILCTLIAGKLLLHLILFPPAWITLSAFILSVALGIIFGIYPAMKASRLQPVEALRAE from the coding sequence ATGAATATTACACAGGCCATCAAAATGGCCATCAAATCCATCCTCTCCAACCGTGGCCGCTCCATGCTGACCATGCTGGGCATCATCATCGGCATCGCCTCGGTGATGACCATTGTGTCCACAGTCAACGGCTCCAACCTTGAGATGCAAAAGTACTATGAGAGCCTGGGAACCAACAAGATCAACGTGAGCGCCTACCAGTGGAACAACAAAGACATTTTTGACGAGCTCTACGACTACTGCAACAGCCTTTCGGACTATGTCCTGGGCGTGACGCCCAACGCCTCTTTCGGCGCCACCGTGGTCTATGGCAACAAGAGCAGTGCCAAGATGGGCGGGGGCGGCATGTATTACGGCGGAGGAATGGCTGTTTCCATGGATGGCGGAGGCGGCGGCATGGATAATGTCTATCCGCCCCAGCTGTACTTTGGAAGCGACCAGTACGCCATCTGCAACAATTTCCAGATCGCCCAGGGGCGGGATCTGAGCAAGATCGACATCGATTCCTATGGTCAGGTCTGCGTTTTGGGCGCCCGGGCGGCCCAGACCTTCTTTGACTATGCGGATCCCGTGGGCAAGGAGATCCAGGTCAACGGCAACCCCTTTCTTGTGATCGGGGTCTATGCGGAAAAGGACCCGGACAGCGACTGGTCCATGGACAACATCATTGTCTTCCCCTACACCGCCAGCCGCCTGCTGGCCCCGGACCAGCAGATGAGCGAGTTCGTGGTCAAGGCCGCCAGCAAGGAGGCCACCACCCAGGCCATCAGCCGGATCGACGCCTTCCTGGGCGGCATCATCGACATGAACCAGGGCTGGAAGCAGGTCTACAGCGAGAACCAGTGGCAGGAGAGCAACAACCAGGCCACCATGATGATGTCCCTGGTGCTGGGCGGCATCGCCTTCATCTCCCTGCTGGTGGGCGGCATCGGCATCATGAACATCATGCTGGTCACGGTCACCGAGCGGACCCGTGAAATCGGCATCCGCCGGGCCATTGGCGCCGAGCGGCGCTCCATCGTGACCCAGTTCCTCATCGAGGCGGCCATGATCTGCGGCGTGGGCGGTATCTTAGGCATCATCTTAGGCATCCTCTGCACGCTGATCGCCGGCAAGCTGCTGCTGCACCTGATCCTGTTCCCGCCGGCGTGGATCACGCTGTCCGCGTTCATCCTGTCCGTTGCACTGGGCATTATTTTCGGTATTTATCCCGCCATGAAGGCTTCCCGGCTCCAGCCGGTGGAAGCGCTGCGCGCGGAGTAA
- a CDS encoding glucose-1-phosphate adenylyltransferase, whose translation MKKECIAMLLAGGQGSRLYVLTGEMAKPAVPFGGKFRIIDFPLSNCANSGIDTVGVLTQYRPLELNSYIGNGQPWDLDHTDGGVHILPPYQSATGGTWYKGTANAIYQNMGFIDLYDPDYVVILSGDHIYKMDYSLMVRRHKESGAACTISVMEVPWDEAPRFGIMNVDESDRITEFEEKPKAPKSNLASMGIYVFSWQTLRRYLIEDERDDASSNDFGKNIIPAMLREGEKMAAYRFSGYWKDVGTLESLWDANMDMLARDTGLDLLDPDWPIYARTTSLPPAFLGSQVEISNSAISRGCDLQGTVKNSVLSPDVTVEEGAEVSYSVLMPGVTVERGAVVRYAILGENCRIRAGAKVGDDPERVEPVNWGLAVLGPGTEVEAGRVIAPKTILDRSGEEVSR comes from the coding sequence ATGAAAAAAGAGTGCATCGCCATGCTGCTGGCAGGCGGACAGGGAAGCCGGCTCTACGTGCTCACCGGGGAGATGGCAAAGCCGGCGGTCCCCTTCGGCGGGAAGTTCCGCATCATTGATTTCCCGCTGTCCAACTGCGCCAACTCAGGAATCGACACGGTGGGCGTCCTGACCCAGTACCGGCCGCTGGAGCTCAATAGCTATATTGGCAACGGCCAGCCCTGGGACCTGGACCACACCGACGGCGGCGTCCACATCCTGCCGCCCTACCAGTCCGCCACCGGCGGGACCTGGTACAAGGGCACCGCCAACGCCATCTACCAGAACATGGGATTCATCGACCTCTATGACCCGGACTACGTGGTGATCCTCTCCGGCGACCACATTTACAAGATGGACTACTCCCTGATGGTCAGACGCCATAAGGAGAGCGGCGCGGCCTGCACCATCTCCGTCATGGAGGTGCCCTGGGACGAGGCGCCCCGCTTCGGCATCATGAACGTGGATGAGTCCGACCGCATCACCGAATTTGAGGAAAAACCCAAAGCGCCCAAGAGCAACCTGGCCTCCATGGGCATCTATGTCTTCTCCTGGCAGACCCTGCGCCGCTATCTCATCGAGGATGAAAGGGATGACGCCTCCAGCAACGACTTCGGCAAGAACATCATCCCCGCCATGCTGAGGGAGGGGGAGAAGATGGCGGCCTACCGCTTCTCCGGCTACTGGAAGGACGTGGGCACCCTGGAGTCCTTGTGGGACGCCAATATGGATATGCTGGCCCGGGACACGGGGCTGGACCTGCTGGACCCCGACTGGCCCATTTATGCCAGGACCACCTCGCTGCCCCCGGCCTTTTTGGGTTCTCAGGTGGAAATTTCCAACAGCGCCATCAGCCGGGGCTGCGACCTTCAGGGCACGGTGAAAAACTCCGTTCTTTCTCCGGATGTAACGGTGGAGGAGGGGGCGGAGGTCTCTTATTCCGTGCTGATGCCCGGGGTCACGGTGGAGCGGGGCGCCGTGGTGCGCTACGCGATCTTGGGTGAAAACTGCCGCATCCGCGCCGGAGCCAAAGTTGGGGACGACCCGGAGCGGGTGGAGCCTGTGAATTGGGGCCTGGCAGTGCTGGGCCCGGGCACGGAGGTGGAGGCGGGCCGGGTGATCGCACCCAAGACCATTTTGGATCGCAGCGGTGAGGAGGTGTCAAGATGA
- a CDS encoding S-layer homology domain-containing protein: protein MRKTKRISLLLALALMVSCLTPFSALAAENTFSDLNDPDTASNVEVLRMMGVLDGYADGTFRPNATLTRAQFCKMAVLMTKNGADQVGQYKNYTIFPDVKASHWASGYINMAVRGEKATEETAARPGIIAGYPDGTFRPDSIVTYGQAVTILMRLLGYADKDVGAVWPDGYLNAASTIGLTDGLKLTGSASITRGKAAQLFVNLLNTNMKDSTSTYAASIANSLVADTVLLSCSATASDGSSGALQTSDGTYKPARNSGSGLLNGRKGTVLLDASGKALTFVPVKAGSSETFNLSVAKAGYLQDSSGHRYEVTAKTVAYHNGEKTTYGEMYTYLRAGNSVTVYFNAAGTAEYVFSGSESTTDAVVVLAKGSTNGFTSLTGGSTNYKLSKNGLTITSSDLRANDVATYNAATNTIQVCDTRLTGVIENVYPNFEAPTSLTVIGHEFEVLPSAGEMLSGFKVNDSVSLLLTVDNKVAGAVANTAATRSNAIGMVTAASGTSATVQLLSGLELTGNTDTSESYNAKLLGQLVRVSSARRGTISLATLSGSGYNTLDMSTRKLGSAALADNVMVYEKAHANAPVQPIVLTQIVQSKINGSNIAFAEYDWAGRVSLLILNNVTGDTFTYGRVRMEDDSLTVSYDNGKSVSATSAYKFADGSFAGIAVNSAGSQVVAVMSLKQLDNVPNNAWKSSEYVTVDGVTYPVSEDVVCYNRTTGKFLTLSAARAFASTATLYYDRTVDEGGKIRVVEVR from the coding sequence ATGAGAAAGACAAAACGCATTTCCCTCCTGCTGGCGCTGGCCCTGATGGTCTCCTGCCTGACGCCCTTTTCCGCCCTGGCGGCGGAGAACACGTTTTCCGACCTGAACGACCCGGACACGGCCTCCAATGTGGAGGTGCTCCGGATGATGGGCGTGCTGGACGGCTATGCAGACGGCACCTTCCGCCCCAACGCCACGCTGACCCGCGCGCAGTTTTGCAAGATGGCGGTGCTGATGACCAAAAACGGCGCCGACCAGGTGGGCCAGTATAAAAACTACACCATCTTCCCGGACGTGAAGGCCAGCCATTGGGCCTCCGGATACATCAACATGGCTGTCCGCGGGGAGAAGGCCACCGAGGAAACGGCGGCCCGCCCCGGCATCATCGCCGGCTATCCCGACGGCACTTTCCGTCCGGACAGCATTGTCACTTATGGCCAGGCGGTCACCATTTTGATGCGCCTTCTGGGCTATGCGGATAAGGACGTGGGCGCCGTGTGGCCCGACGGCTACCTGAACGCCGCGTCCACCATCGGCCTCACCGACGGGCTGAAGCTCACCGGCTCCGCCTCCATCACCCGGGGTAAGGCGGCCCAGCTCTTTGTGAACCTGCTCAACACCAACATGAAGGACTCCACCTCCACCTACGCCGCCTCCATTGCCAACTCCCTGGTGGCGGACACCGTGCTGCTGTCCTGCTCCGCCACTGCCTCCGACGGCTCCTCCGGAGCCCTGCAGACCTCCGACGGCACCTATAAGCCGGCCCGGAACAGCGGCTCGGGCCTCCTCAACGGCCGAAAGGGCACGGTGCTGCTGGACGCCTCCGGCAAGGCGCTGACCTTTGTGCCTGTCAAGGCCGGCAGCTCGGAGACCTTCAACCTGTCCGTGGCCAAAGCCGGCTACCTCCAGGACAGCTCCGGCCACCGCTATGAGGTCACCGCCAAGACCGTGGCCTACCACAATGGCGAGAAGACCACCTACGGCGAGATGTACACCTACCTGCGGGCGGGAAACTCCGTGACGGTCTACTTCAATGCCGCGGGCACGGCGGAGTACGTCTTCTCCGGCAGCGAGTCCACCACCGATGCAGTGGTGGTGCTGGCCAAGGGCTCCACCAACGGCTTTACCTCCCTGACCGGCGGAAGCACCAACTATAAGCTGAGCAAAAACGGCCTCACGATCACCTCCTCTGACCTGCGCGCCAACGACGTGGCCACCTACAACGCGGCCACCAACACCATCCAGGTCTGCGACACCCGCCTCACCGGCGTCATCGAGAACGTGTACCCCAACTTTGAAGCCCCCACCAGCCTGACGGTGATCGGCCATGAGTTCGAGGTGCTGCCCAGCGCCGGCGAGATGCTGTCCGGCTTTAAGGTGAACGACAGCGTGTCGCTGCTGCTTACCGTGGACAACAAGGTGGCGGGCGCCGTGGCCAATACCGCCGCCACCCGCTCCAACGCCATCGGCATGGTGACCGCCGCCTCCGGAACCTCCGCCACGGTGCAGCTGCTCAGCGGCCTGGAGCTGACCGGAAATACGGATACCAGCGAAAGCTACAACGCCAAGCTCCTGGGCCAGCTGGTGCGGGTGTCCTCCGCCCGCCGGGGGACCATCTCCCTGGCCACCCTCAGCGGCAGCGGCTACAACACCCTGGACATGTCTACCCGCAAATTGGGCAGCGCCGCCCTGGCCGACAACGTGATGGTCTACGAAAAGGCCCACGCCAACGCCCCGGTGCAGCCCATCGTCCTGACCCAGATCGTCCAGAGCAAGATCAACGGCTCCAACATCGCCTTTGCCGAGTATGACTGGGCGGGCCGGGTGAGCCTGCTGATCCTCAACAACGTCACCGGCGACACCTTCACCTACGGCCGGGTGCGGATGGAGGACGACAGCCTCACCGTGAGCTATGACAACGGCAAATCCGTCAGCGCCACCTCGGCCTATAAGTTTGCCGATGGCTCCTTTGCGGGCATCGCCGTCAACTCCGCCGGAAGCCAGGTGGTGGCCGTGATGAGCCTGAAGCAGCTGGACAATGTGCCCAACAACGCGTGGAAGTCCAGCGAGTATGTGACGGTGGACGGTGTGACCTATCCCGTCAGCGAGGATGTGGTCTGCTACAACCGGACCACCGGGAAGTTCCTGACCCTCAGCGCGGCCCGGGCCTTCGCCTCCACAGCGACGCTCTACTACGACCGCACTGTGGATGAGGGCGGAAAGATCCGCGTTGTCGAAGTGCGATGA
- a CDS encoding ABC transporter ATP-binding protein, producing the protein MLAELRNVYKIYGEGLESEVRALDGVSLAIDRGEFVAVVGASGSGKSTMMNLLGCLDVPTYGDYFLDGVDVKELTDRELSHIRNKQIGFIFQGFNLIPALTAKENVELPLIYQGINGERRHDLAQAALERVGLGNRGGHKPTEMSGGQQQRVAIARAIATSPPIIMADEPTGALDSKTGHEVLGFLQQLNREGSTVILITHDNGIAATAKRVVRISDGKIVDDHLQEVDWA; encoded by the coding sequence ATGTTAGCTGAATTGCGCAACGTCTACAAGATATACGGCGAGGGCCTGGAGAGCGAGGTGCGGGCTCTGGACGGCGTGTCGCTTGCCATCGACCGCGGCGAGTTTGTGGCGGTGGTGGGCGCCTCCGGCTCAGGCAAGTCCACCATGATGAACCTCCTGGGCTGTCTGGATGTCCCCACCTACGGCGACTACTTCTTAGACGGCGTGGATGTGAAGGAGCTTACGGACCGGGAGCTGTCCCATATCCGCAACAAGCAGATCGGGTTCATCTTCCAGGGCTTCAACCTGATCCCCGCCCTCACCGCAAAGGAGAATGTGGAGCTTCCGCTGATCTACCAGGGAATCAACGGCGAGCGCCGCCACGACCTGGCTCAGGCGGCGCTGGAGCGGGTGGGCCTGGGAAACCGGGGCGGCCACAAGCCCACTGAGATGTCCGGCGGCCAGCAGCAGCGTGTGGCCATTGCCCGGGCCATCGCCACCAGCCCGCCCATCATCATGGCCGACGAGCCCACGGGCGCCCTGGACTCCAAGACCGGACACGAGGTGCTTGGCTTTTTGCAGCAGCTCAACCGGGAGGGCAGCACCGTCATCCTCATCACCCATGACAACGGCATCGCCGCCACCGCCAAGCGGGTCGTCCGCATCAGCGACGGAAAGATCGTGGACGACCATCTGCAGGAGGTGGACTGGGCATGA